The proteins below come from a single Natranaerofaba carboxydovora genomic window:
- a CDS encoding spore germination protein, with product MVDSLPELKRVDKDIEKNLSVVKQKLGSDISFDIVIREFTIGNKKAALCHVDAFGDDQVIALVMQVLVKLNQEDIVPNVKDKIKSNIPYTDIEVKNEMADIMDEILAGPMALFIDGESDAIILDTRFYPARDPQEPETERVTRGSRDGFVETLVFNVGLIRRRLRDYSLRVLPYRLGKRSKSDVALVYLDDVANPQLVKNIQNKVESINLDGVPMAEKTIEEYIINEHLNPFPQVRYTERPDVAAIHLLEGHVIILVDTSPAAIIAPATFFNHLHHAEEYRQNAFVGTYLRWVRFLGVFISLFLVPLWLLASLEPWLLPEALDFLGPEEIGPIPLGLQFVFGHVFVDLIRMASIHTPSPLATALGLVAALLIGEIAVEVGLFTPEVLLYVSLVAVGMFVTPSFELQLGNRIAQFFFVILTGLFGLIGFLVSLILLFGILVRTKSFGVPYLWPVVPFDWTGFLAIVLRKPVPMRSFDRPTVLDTKDKRRRGE from the coding sequence ATGGTTGATTCACTACCAGAGCTTAAAAGAGTAGATAAAGATATAGAAAAAAACTTAAGTGTAGTTAAGCAAAAATTAGGTTCTGATATAAGTTTTGATATAGTTATTAGAGAGTTTACTATTGGCAACAAAAAAGCAGCACTATGTCACGTAGATGCCTTCGGTGACGATCAGGTTATAGCGCTGGTAATGCAAGTCCTTGTTAAATTGAACCAGGAAGATATAGTTCCAAATGTAAAAGACAAAATTAAGAGTAATATTCCTTATACAGATATAGAAGTTAAAAATGAAATGGCAGATATAATGGATGAAATTCTTGCTGGTCCAATGGCTTTATTTATTGATGGAGAAAGCGATGCAATAATCTTAGATACACGTTTTTATCCAGCTAGAGATCCTCAAGAGCCTGAAACTGAAAGAGTGACAAGAGGATCTAGGGATGGTTTTGTAGAGACTCTTGTGTTTAATGTAGGTTTGATAAGAAGAAGACTTAGAGATTATAGCTTAAGAGTTCTTCCTTATAGGCTTGGTAAACGTTCAAAAAGTGATGTTGCCCTTGTCTATTTAGATGATGTAGCAAACCCACAACTTGTAAAAAATATACAAAATAAGGTAGAATCGATAAACTTAGACGGTGTACCAATGGCGGAAAAAACAATAGAAGAATACATTATAAATGAACATTTAAATCCCTTTCCCCAGGTTAGATATACAGAACGGCCTGACGTGGCAGCAATTCATCTTTTAGAGGGTCATGTGATAATACTGGTAGATACCTCACCAGCTGCAATAATTGCTCCAGCTACTTTCTTCAATCATTTACACCATGCAGAAGAATATCGTCAGAATGCTTTCGTTGGTACATATCTTAGATGGGTTCGTTTTTTAGGAGTATTTATAAGCTTATTTCTTGTACCATTATGGTTATTAGCTTCTCTTGAACCATGGCTCTTACCTGAAGCACTTGATTTTTTGGGTCCAGAAGAAATTGGTCCGATTCCTCTAGGGTTACAGTTTGTATTTGGGCATGTATTTGTCGATTTAATCAGGATGGCTTCAATACATACTCCCTCACCCCTAGCTACTGCCCTTGGCCTAGTAGCAGCGTTATTAATTGGTGAGATTGCTGTTGAAGTCGGGCTTTTTACTCCAGAAGTACTACTTTATGTCAGTCTTGTTGCGGTAGGAATGTTTGTTACTCCTAGTTTTGAATTGCAGCTAGGTAACAGAATAGCACAATTTTTCTTTGTTATATTAACCGGCTTATTTGGTTTGATTGGTTTTTTAGTTTCTTTAATCCTGTTATTTGGAATACTTGTAAGGACAAAATCATTTGGCGTTCCATACTTATGGCCTGTTGTTCCATTTGATTGGACCGGTTTTTTAGCAATAGTTTTACGAAAGCCTGTGCCAATGAGATCGTTTGATAGGCCAACAGTATTAGATACTAAGGATAAAAGAAGAAGAGGTGAATAA
- the spoVAE gene encoding stage V sporulation protein AE has product MGTYLTAFLVGGLFCIIGQLLFDLTKLTPAHILVLFVIAGGVLSGVGLYEPIVQFAGAGATIPIASFGNSLVQGAMYEASQTGIIGVLTGMFEVTSTGITAAIIFAFVMALIFDPKGLN; this is encoded by the coding sequence ATAGGTACATATTTAACAGCTTTTTTAGTTGGGGGATTGTTTTGTATAATTGGGCAGCTGCTTTTTGATTTGACTAAACTCACTCCTGCCCATATATTAGTTCTCTTTGTAATAGCAGGTGGGGTTTTATCTGGTGTTGGACTGTATGAACCAATCGTACAATTTGCAGGTGCAGGTGCTACAATTCCAATTGCTAGTTTTGGTAACTCTCTAGTTCAAGGGGCAATGTATGAAGCATCCCAAACAGGTATAATAGGTGTTTTGACAGGTATGTTTGAGGTGACAAGTACAGGTATAACTGCAGCTATAATATTTGCATTTGTGATGGCATTAATATTTGATCCTAAGGGCTTAAATTAA
- the spoVAD gene encoding stage V sporulation protein AD: MVEVAEKSSAKIGNQTIKLTRTPHISSVGTVVGPKEGKGPYGETFDEITQDNGLGQISWDLAESKYLEKALQKALQKENLTTSDIDLYLGGDLLNQIISSNLAARNMGIPFYGLYGACSTAAEGLSIASMLVSGKFVDRILVGTSSHHHGSERQFRFPTEYGGQRPPYAQWTVTGAGAAVISLDGNGPVVKSVTTGKVVDLGEKDPYDLGSAMAPAAADTLTAHLQDTDRDPEYYDLIITGDLGLQGSSLFKDLLNENNINVETNHLDCGLAVYYSSQDVHGGGSGCACSAVIFYGDIWNKLQNNELDNVLFMATGALHSPISCAQGESIPGICHAVEISNSDSTAKSPFT; encoded by the coding sequence ATGGTAGAAGTGGCAGAAAAAAGTTCGGCCAAAATTGGCAATCAAACTATAAAATTAACAAGAACACCACATATTAGTTCAGTTGGAACAGTAGTAGGTCCAAAAGAGGGGAAAGGTCCCTACGGGGAAACTTTTGATGAAATAACACAAGACAATGGTCTTGGTCAAATTAGCTGGGATCTTGCAGAGAGTAAATATTTAGAAAAAGCCCTACAAAAAGCTCTACAAAAAGAAAACCTCACTACTAGTGATATAGATCTATATTTAGGTGGAGACTTACTTAATCAAATTATATCTTCCAATTTGGCGGCTAGAAATATGGGGATCCCTTTTTATGGTCTCTATGGTGCATGTTCTACTGCCGCTGAAGGTTTATCTATTGCCTCAATGCTAGTCTCTGGGAAATTTGTTGATAGGATTTTGGTTGGTACTTCAAGTCATCATCATGGTAGTGAAAGACAGTTTAGATTCCCAACTGAATATGGAGGGCAAAGGCCGCCGTATGCCCAGTGGACGGTTACAGGAGCAGGAGCAGCTGTAATATCTTTGGATGGAAATGGTCCTGTGGTAAAAAGTGTTACTACAGGTAAGGTAGTAGATTTGGGAGAAAAAGACCCTTATGATCTTGGGTCAGCTATGGCTCCTGCGGCGGCAGATACTTTGACTGCTCACCTGCAGGATACAGATAGAGACCCAGAATATTACGACTTAATTATTACAGGAGATTTAGGACTGCAGGGAAGTTCATTATTTAAAGATCTGTTAAATGAAAACAACATAAACGTAGAAACGAATCACCTTGATTGCGGTCTTGCTGTATATTACAGTAGTCAGGATGTACATGGTGGAGGTAGTGGTTGTGCCTGTTCTGCAGTTATATTTTATGGGGATATTTGGAACAAACTTCAAAACAATGAATTAGACAATGTTTTATTTATGGCAACTGGTGCTCTTCATAGTCCGATATCATGTGCACAAGGCGAATCAATCCCAGGTATATGTCATGCTGTAGAAATATCAAACAGTGACTCAACTGCAAAAAGTCCATTCACATAA
- the spoVAC gene encoding stage V sporulation protein AC, translating to MSNLNSQSKAYSKLVQKHRPMPPILKNVILAFLVGGTICLIGQAILNFYIYLGFSPTDALNPTVATVIFLAALATGTGVYKKLGQFGGAGAFVPVTGFANAVTSAAMEFKKEGYIQGIGSKMFILAGSVIVYGVVTAFVIGVISAII from the coding sequence GTGAGTAATTTAAACTCTCAGAGTAAAGCGTATTCAAAGTTGGTTCAAAAACATCGTCCCATGCCACCAATTTTAAAAAATGTTATATTAGCTTTTTTGGTCGGAGGAACCATTTGTTTGATTGGTCAGGCAATACTTAATTTCTACATTTACTTGGGATTTTCACCTACTGATGCACTTAATCCAACGGTAGCAACGGTAATATTTCTAGCTGCCCTTGCTACAGGAACAGGTGTCTATAAAAAACTAGGTCAGTTTGGCGGGGCAGGAGCATTTGTTCCGGTTACCGGGTTTGCAAATGCTGTTACATCTGCTGCTATGGAGTTCAAAAAAGAGGGTTATATCCAGGGGATTGGCTCAAAAATGTTCATATTAGCTGGCTCTGTAATAGTATATGGAGTAGTAACAGCTTTTGTAATAGGTGTTATTTCGGCAATTATATAG
- a CDS encoding dodecin family protein produces the protein MVETVKVVELVGESKQGWEDAVQNAVHEASKTIDDIAGVEIYNFTGDVEDGKIVEYKANVKVAFNVSR, from the coding sequence ATGGTTGAAACAGTAAAAGTTGTTGAATTAGTTGGAGAGTCAAAGCAAGGATGGGAAGATGCAGTACAAAATGCAGTTCATGAAGCATCTAAAACCATTGATGATATTGCTGGTGTAGAAATATATAATTTTACCGGTGATGTTGAGGATGGAAAGATTGTAGAATATAAAGCTAATGTTAAGGTAGCTTTTAATGTATCTCGCTAA
- a CDS encoding sigma-70 family RNA polymerase sigma factor → MREDYYDKFYVLIKQWRIEGDEKAREELIKSNEALVHSIIKRFKGKLDYEDLFQLGMIGLIKAIDRFDINKNVKFSTYAVPVIIGEIKTFLRDNNKLKISRTLKEQGKRVKQKEEELAKYLNRSPTLNEISEELDTSPEEVAAALESSKDPLSIDYSTGENNNSFMENIVTKKLKKDKDDEIGILELTHGLDEKEKRLIIMRFVEEKSQKEVGEYLGINQVKVSRWERKILRKLREMNVNVV, encoded by the coding sequence TTGAGGGAGGATTATTACGACAAATTTTATGTTTTAATCAAACAGTGGAGGATAGAGGGAGATGAGAAGGCTAGGGAAGAATTAATTAAATCTAATGAAGCTTTAGTGCATTCTATTATAAAACGTTTTAAAGGAAAGCTTGATTACGAGGATTTGTTTCAATTAGGGATGATTGGACTAATAAAAGCTATTGACAGGTTTGATATTAACAAAAACGTAAAATTTTCAACTTATGCTGTACCTGTAATTATTGGGGAAATAAAAACTTTTTTAAGAGATAATAATAAACTAAAGATTAGCAGAACTTTAAAAGAGCAAGGAAAAAGGGTAAAGCAAAAAGAAGAAGAATTGGCAAAATACTTAAATAGGAGCCCAACTCTAAATGAAATTTCAGAAGAGCTAGATACTTCTCCAGAAGAAGTTGCTGCTGCACTAGAATCTAGCAAAGATCCTTTGTCTATAGATTATAGTACAGGTGAAAATAATAATTCTTTTATGGAAAACATTGTAACTAAAAAATTAAAGAAAGACAAAGATGATGAAATAGGTATACTAGAACTTACCCATGGTTTGGATGAAAAAGAAAAGCGATTAATTATAATGAGATTTGTTGAAGAGAAAAGTCAAAAAGAAGTAGGGGAATACTTAGGTATTAACCAGGTTAAAGTTTCTAGGTGGGAGCGAAAAATATTAAGGAAATTAAGAGAGATGAACGTGAATGTTGTTTAG
- the spoIIAB gene encoding anti-sigma F factor, protein MKRSNDYMELIIPNISENESFSRVVVASFAARLNPTVEEINELKTAVSEAVTNSIIHAYSEEETGEIKIMGSIENNTLNLVVEDDGKGIKDLEKAKEPLYTTRPELERSGMGFTIIESFMDEVEISSTPGEGTKVIMKKSFSTSTNKKE, encoded by the coding sequence TTGAAAAGATCTAATGATTATATGGAATTAATAATACCTAATATATCTGAAAATGAGTCCTTCTCAAGAGTTGTAGTAGCATCTTTTGCGGCACGTCTAAATCCAACGGTAGAAGAAATAAATGAATTAAAAACCGCAGTGAGTGAAGCTGTTACCAACAGTATTATACATGCATACTCAGAAGAGGAAACCGGAGAAATAAAAATAATGGGAAGTATTGAGAATAATACTTTAAATTTAGTTGTAGAAGATGATGGTAAAGGCATAAAAGATTTAGAAAAAGCAAAAGAGCCTTTGTATACAACTAGACCAGAGCTTGAGAGATCTGGTATGGGATTTACTATAATTGAAAGTTTTATGGATGAAGTGGAGATATCATCAACTCCTGGAGAAGGAACAAAAGTTATCATGAAAAAGTCGTTTTCTACTTCTACCAATAAAAAGGAGTAG
- a CDS encoding STAS domain-containing protein: MKIDISAEEDNLIVSLEGEFDHHYADEFRERVDEELNKGIYKNLILELSKLWFMDSSGLGAILGRYKNLSSKTGGNVKACGLSPQVEKVFELAGLKKLISIYPTLEKTLENRRERRN, from the coding sequence ATGAAGATAGATATCTCAGCTGAGGAAGATAATTTAATTGTTAGTCTTGAAGGTGAGTTTGATCATCACTATGCCGATGAGTTTAGAGAAAGGGTGGATGAAGAGCTTAACAAGGGAATCTATAAAAATTTGATACTAGAGCTTTCAAAGCTTTGGTTCATGGATAGTTCTGGACTTGGTGCAATACTTGGAAGATATAAGAATTTGTCATCGAAGACAGGAGGTAATGTGAAAGCTTGCGGATTATCACCTCAAGTGGAAAAAGTCTTTGAGCTTGCGGGGTTAAAGAAATTAATATCAATTTATCCAACTTTAGAAAAAACCCTTGAAAATAGAAGGGAGAGAAGAAATTGA
- a CDS encoding D-alanyl-D-alanine carboxypeptidase family protein, which produces MSKTVSCLFLAVILVLASFSTANAEFDIDGLLEILIEDEVDNENDSREDTDEEVDEFEEFESPVLLLGEPGSKEVLVEREIDKKVYPASITKIMTLLVAMEHIEEGKASFEDEVVISKNAEGVVGTTLFLEKGKTLTLKDLLKGIAVGSANDASIAVAEYISGSVSGFVEEMNRKAKELGMDNTNFKNPHGLHHDDHYTSARDIFKMSTELVKYGQVLDWFRIWLDESFLEGVIDEEGVYLSNTNKLIDWYPNCDGLKTGFTDEAGYGISATAKRDDRRFISIVLESENSEERFDEAADLLDYGFSNYEVENIYPAGDVLKEVPVNKGDKQNVNAVAADNLSVIYERGDDVDVDVEIELDSEILDAPIEKGQKIGKAYFDHSNKRTEVDLIAEQEISRGTYSDFFGRIIENWVKFGD; this is translated from the coding sequence ATGTCAAAAACAGTCTCCTGTTTATTCTTAGCAGTAATATTAGTTTTAGCTAGTTTTTCAACGGCTAATGCGGAGTTTGATATTGATGGGCTGTTAGAAATTTTGATAGAAGATGAAGTAGACAATGAAAATGATAGTAGGGAAGATACTGATGAAGAAGTAGATGAGTTTGAAGAATTTGAGTCACCAGTATTACTATTAGGAGAACCAGGTTCCAAAGAAGTGCTTGTTGAACGTGAAATTGATAAAAAAGTTTATCCTGCAAGCATTACAAAGATTATGACCTTACTTGTTGCTATGGAGCATATCGAAGAGGGTAAGGCTTCTTTTGAAGATGAAGTGGTTATAAGTAAGAATGCCGAAGGTGTTGTAGGGACGACGTTATTTTTAGAAAAAGGGAAAACTTTAACCCTTAAAGATTTGTTAAAAGGTATTGCAGTTGGGTCAGCAAATGATGCAAGCATAGCAGTAGCCGAATATATTTCAGGATCTGTCTCGGGTTTTGTAGAAGAGATGAATCGAAAAGCAAAAGAATTAGGAATGGACAATACTAATTTTAAAAATCCTCATGGCCTTCACCATGATGACCACTATACTTCAGCTAGAGATATTTTTAAAATGTCAACAGAGTTAGTTAAATATGGACAGGTGCTAGACTGGTTTCGGATATGGCTAGATGAAAGCTTTTTGGAAGGTGTAATAGATGAAGAGGGTGTTTATCTAAGTAACACGAATAAACTTATAGATTGGTATCCTAATTGTGACGGTCTAAAAACTGGATTTACAGACGAAGCGGGCTATGGGATTTCTGCTACTGCCAAAAGAGATGATAGAAGATTTATATCTATAGTTTTAGAAAGCGAAAATTCAGAAGAAAGATTTGATGAAGCGGCAGATTTACTTGACTATGGTTTTTCTAACTATGAAGTTGAAAATATTTACCCAGCTGGAGATGTGCTTAAAGAAGTCCCTGTTAACAAAGGTGACAAACAAAACGTAAATGCTGTTGCAGCGGATAATCTTTCGGTGATTTATGAAAGAGGAGACGATGTTGACGTTGATGTAGAGATTGAATTAGATAGTGAAATATTAGATGCACCTATTGAGAAAGGTCAAAAAATTGGAAAAGCATATTTTGATCATAGCAATAAAAGAACGGAAGTAGACCTAATAGCTGAGCAAGAGATCTCAAGAGGAACATACAGTGACTTCTTTGGTAGGATAATTGAGAATTGGGTGAAATTTGGAGATTAA
- a CDS encoding thymidine phosphorylase translates to MTPYDVIFKKRMGEKLSLEELDFIVNGYNKGTIPDYQMAAFLMAAFLKGLSSKETSDLTHAIIKTGTILNLDEVEGIVVDKHSTGGVGDKTSLVLAPLLSSCGLKVAKISGRGLGHTGGTIDKLESVSGFEANLTNDEFIRAINEVGMSIIGQTEKLAPADKKIYALRDVTATVDSIPLIASSIMSKKIAAGTDIIALDIKVGKGAFMKELDKAKELAKEMISIGKSFDKKVFAVISDMNQPLGNTIGNALEVKEAVQTLEGKGPLDLQELCLTIGSYILKEADKVKDVLEGRKILLTKLKEKEGLKKFEEFFLKQGVSYCSNIFELPESETYCYVKSNLEGYISWLDSETIGKASVLLGAGRRSKEDDIDPAVGIELLKKRGDFVAKEEPVFKIHYNTSSLLVDLETIQDRLVSSYEIISQDEWARKNKEEIPLIYDIL, encoded by the coding sequence TTGACTCCTTATGATGTGATTTTTAAAAAAAGAATGGGTGAAAAGTTAAGTCTAGAAGAACTTGATTTTATAGTTAATGGGTATAATAAAGGGACAATACCAGATTATCAAATGGCCGCATTCTTAATGGCGGCTTTTTTGAAAGGCCTAAGCTCAAAAGAAACAAGTGATTTGACCCATGCAATTATCAAAACCGGAACAATACTCAACTTAGATGAGGTTGAAGGAATAGTAGTTGATAAGCACAGTACAGGTGGAGTAGGAGATAAGACCAGCCTTGTGCTTGCGCCCCTTTTGAGTTCTTGTGGTCTAAAAGTGGCAAAAATTTCTGGAAGGGGACTAGGTCATACAGGCGGCACAATCGATAAACTTGAATCTGTTTCTGGTTTTGAAGCTAACCTTACTAATGATGAATTTATCAGAGCGATTAATGAAGTAGGCATGTCAATTATTGGCCAAACAGAAAAGCTTGCACCTGCTGATAAAAAAATATATGCCTTAAGAGATGTTACTGCCACGGTAGATTCCATACCTTTGATTGCTAGTTCTATAATGAGCAAAAAAATAGCTGCTGGTACTGATATAATTGCCTTAGACATTAAAGTGGGGAAAGGCGCCTTTATGAAAGAGCTAGATAAAGCAAAAGAGCTAGCAAAGGAAATGATTAGCATAGGAAAATCATTTGATAAAAAAGTCTTTGCTGTAATAAGTGATATGAACCAACCCCTTGGAAATACTATAGGAAATGCTCTTGAAGTAAAAGAGGCAGTACAAACCTTAGAAGGCAAAGGTCCACTGGACCTTCAAGAGTTATGTTTGACTATAGGGAGCTATATTCTTAAAGAGGCGGATAAAGTAAAGGATGTTTTGGAGGGTAGAAAAATATTACTGACAAAACTTAAAGAAAAAGAAGGCCTTAAAAAGTTCGAAGAGTTTTTTTTAAAACAGGGTGTAAGCTATTGTTCAAATATATTTGAACTACCAGAAAGCGAAACTTACTGTTATGTTAAATCTAACCTTGAAGGTTATATATCCTGGCTTGATTCAGAGACTATAGGTAAGGCCTCAGTTCTGTTAGGTGCTGGTAGAAGATCCAAAGAAGATGACATTGATCCGGCTGTAGGAATAGAATTACTAAAAAAAAGAGGTGATTTTGTAGCCAAGGAGGAACCGGTGTTTAAAATACATTATAACACCTCTTCTCTTTTAGTTGATTTAGAAACTATACAAGATAGACTTGTATCTTCATACGAAATAATTTCCCAAGATGAGTGGGCTAGAAAAAATAAAGAAGAGATACCACTTATTTATGATATATTATAA
- a CDS encoding purine-nucleoside phosphorylase, producing MDYYKIIEVRDFIEKNISIKPETGIILGSGLGPLADEIEPEIIFNYDEIPHFPSSTVIGHKGRLVFGQLEGRYVMAMQGRFHYYEGYDMKEVTFPVRVMQLLGIKNLIVTNAAGGLGEHLSVGDLMLITDHINFFGDNPLMGKNDDRLGERFPDMTYAYNPELREKARKVGEKLGISMPEGIYMGVAGPTYETPAEIKMAEALGADAVGMSTVPEVIVANHGGINVLGISCITNDAAGKAGKKLDHSEVMEVTEKISENFSNLVKEIVKEF from the coding sequence ATGGATTATTATAAGATAATTGAAGTAAGAGATTTCATTGAAAAAAATATTAGCATCAAGCCTGAGACAGGAATTATTTTGGGTTCTGGTCTTGGGCCTTTGGCTGATGAAATAGAGCCAGAAATAATTTTTAATTATGATGAGATTCCTCATTTTCCAAGTTCCACTGTGATAGGTCATAAAGGAAGATTGGTCTTTGGACAATTAGAGGGAAGATATGTGATGGCTATGCAGGGTAGATTTCATTACTATGAAGGTTATGACATGAAAGAAGTGACCTTTCCCGTTAGAGTGATGCAGTTACTGGGTATCAAAAATTTAATTGTAACAAATGCTGCAGGTGGACTAGGAGAGCATTTATCAGTTGGTGATTTAATGCTTATTACTGACCATATTAATTTTTTTGGGGATAATCCTCTTATGGGTAAAAATGATGATAGGTTAGGGGAGAGATTTCCTGATATGACTTATGCTTATAATCCTGAACTTAGAGAGAAAGCAAGAAAAGTTGGTGAAAAATTAGGTATATCTATGCCAGAAGGTATATACATGGGTGTGGCAGGTCCTACATACGAAACACCAGCTGAGATTAAAATGGCTGAAGCTCTTGGAGCAGATGCAGTAGGTATGTCTACAGTACCCGAAGTTATAGTGGCAAATCATGGGGGTATCAATGTTTTGGGTATTTCTTGTATTACAAATGATGCTGCAGGCAAAGCAGGCAAAAAATTAGACCATAGCGAGGTTATGGAAGTTACTGAAAAAATAAGCGAGAATTTTTCAAACCTTGTAAAAGAGATTGTAAAAGAATTTTAA
- a CDS encoding phosphopentomutase, with translation MNKVVLVVLDGVGIGALPDAKNFGDDGANTLGNISKKIEDFKLPNFSDFGLGNISEIAGIDITEVPLAYYGKMTQKSAGKDTTSGHWEIAGNIIEKPFPTYPNGFPDEIIEKFKKETGKDVLGNKAASGTEIIIELGKEHLKNRAPIVYTSADSVFQIAAHEEVIPLEELYELCETARRILTGEHGVGRVIARPFKGEYPNFVRTEKRKDFSLKPPENNLLSIIKNSGKEVVGVGKIEDIFAGESLTKSIKTKDNTDGIEKTLEMVNEIDEGLIITNLIDFDMLYGHRNDCSGFFDALYEFDLNLPLFLANLNDDDLLIITSDHGCDPTYPGTDHTREYVPLLVYNHNFKEPKNLGVRDTFADVGQTIAQVLDIDSTEDGESFAYLLE, from the coding sequence ATAAATAAAGTAGTATTAGTAGTGCTTGATGGAGTTGGTATAGGAGCGCTGCCTGATGCAAAAAATTTTGGGGATGATGGAGCTAACACATTGGGGAATATATCCAAGAAAATTGAAGACTTTAAACTGCCAAATTTTAGTGATTTTGGGCTTGGTAATATCAGTGAAATTGCGGGGATAGATATAACAGAGGTCCCTCTTGCTTATTATGGTAAGATGACTCAAAAGTCTGCCGGAAAAGATACGACTTCAGGTCACTGGGAGATTGCAGGAAATATTATAGAAAAACCATTTCCTACATACCCGAACGGATTTCCTGATGAAATAATTGAAAAGTTCAAAAAAGAAACAGGTAAAGATGTTCTCGGAAATAAAGCTGCATCAGGTACTGAAATTATAATTGAACTTGGTAAAGAACATTTAAAAAACAGAGCCCCAATAGTTTATACTTCAGCTGATAGTGTATTTCAAATTGCTGCTCATGAAGAAGTGATTCCTTTGGAAGAACTTTATGAATTATGTGAAACAGCAAGAAGGATTTTGACTGGAGAACATGGAGTTGGAAGGGTGATTGCAAGACCTTTTAAGGGGGAATACCCTAACTTTGTCAGGACTGAAAAGAGAAAGGATTTTTCACTAAAACCGCCAGAAAATAATTTATTATCTATAATTAAAAATAGCGGCAAAGAAGTTGTAGGTGTTGGTAAAATAGAAGATATCTTTGCAGGTGAAAGCCTAACTAAATCTATTAAGACCAAGGATAATACTGATGGTATAGAAAAAACATTAGAGATGGTAAATGAAATAGATGAAGGGCTTATTATAACAAACTTGATAGACTTTGACATGCTATATGGACACAGAAATGATTGTTCTGGTTTTTTTGATGCATTATACGAATTTGATCTTAACTTACCGCTTTTTTTGGCAAATCTAAATGATGACGATCTATTAATTATCACTTCCGATCATGGTTGTGATCCTACATATCCTGGAACAGATCATACCAGAGAGTATGTACCGCTTTTGGTTTATAACCATAATTTTAAAGAACCAAAAAATCTGGGAGTTAGGGATACTTTTGCTGATGTAGGCCAAACTATAGCCCAGGTTTTAGACATAGATAGCACAGAAGATGGAGAGAGCTTTGCTTACTTACTAGAATAA
- the xerD gene encoding site-specific tyrosine recombinase XerD, with amino-acid sequence MNNLVDEFIHYLSVEKGLAENTLSSYRRDLLSFINFLESKNISKLTQISRSELGDYLFLLKTKGRAPSTISRNLASIRTFCQFLISEDIINFDPSSELESPKQEKKLPDVLTFDEVERLLSQPDTSCNRGLRDRAMLEMLYATGIRVSELIDLDRTHADIKNGYILCKGKGDKERIIPLGSYAVNFLEKYLDTARANLIKDQAETALFLNHHGRRLTRQGFWKIIKKYAIKAGITKTITPHTLRHSFATHLIENGADLRSVQEMLGHADISTTQVYTQITKKRLKSIYSKAHPRA; translated from the coding sequence ATGAATAATTTAGTAGATGAATTTATCCATTATTTGAGCGTTGAAAAAGGGCTTGCTGAAAACACCCTGTCTTCTTACCGAAGAGATTTACTTAGCTTTATTAATTTCTTGGAATCAAAAAATATTTCAAAACTCACACAAATTAGCAGATCAGAATTAGGGGATTATTTATTTCTATTAAAAACTAAAGGACGAGCTCCCTCTACAATATCGAGGAATTTAGCTTCGATAAGGACTTTCTGCCAATTTTTGATCAGTGAAGACATTATTAACTTTGACCCATCTAGTGAACTTGAATCTCCTAAACAAGAGAAAAAGCTACCGGATGTACTTACTTTTGATGAAGTTGAAAGACTTTTGAGCCAGCCTGATACTAGTTGTAATCGTGGACTTAGAGATAGAGCTATGTTAGAGATGTTATATGCAACGGGGATACGTGTAAGTGAACTTATTGATTTAGATAGAACGCATGCCGATATTAAGAATGGGTACATACTATGTAAAGGAAAGGGAGATAAAGAAAGAATTATTCCCCTTGGAAGTTATGCTGTGAATTTTTTAGAAAAATACTTAGATACAGCAAGAGCCAATCTAATTAAAGATCAGGCCGAAACAGCCTTATTTTTAAATCATCATGGAAGAAGATTGACAAGGCAGGGCTTTTGGAAAATTATTAAAAAGTATGCCATAAAAGCGGGAATAACAAAAACTATAACTCCACATACTTTAAGGCATTCATTTGCTACGCATCTTATTGAAAATGGAGCAGACCTTAGGTCGGTACAAGAAATGTTAGGTCATGCTGACATTTCAACTACTCAGGTATATACACAAATTACTAAAAAAAGACTAAAAAGTATATACTCTAAAGCGCATCCAAGAGCTTAA